A single window of Athene noctua chromosome 1, bAthNoc1.hap1.1, whole genome shotgun sequence DNA harbors:
- the EZR gene encoding ezrin isoform X2 — translation MQNNIINVRVVTMDAELEFAIQPNTTGKQLFDQVVKTIGLREVWYFGLQYVDNKGFQTWLKLDKKVSAQEIRKENPLQFKFRAKFFPEDVSEELIQDITQKLFFLQVKEGIISDEIYCPPETAVLLGSYAVQAKFGDYNKDVHKPGYLNSERLIPQRVMDQHKLSREQWEERIQVWHAEHSGMLKENAMLEYLKIAQDLEMYGINYFEIKNKKGTDLWLGVDALGLNIYEKDDKLTPKIGFPWSEIRNISFNDKKFVIKPIDKKAPDFVFYAPRLRINKRILQLCMGNHELYMRRRKPDTIEVQQMKAQAREEKHQKQLERQQLENEKKKRETIEREKEQMLREKEELLVRLQEYEVKTQKAEKELSDQIQRAIQLEEERRRAQEEAERLEADRLAALQAKEELERQTMDQIKSQEQLATELAEYTAKIALLEEARRRKESEVEEWQIRAKEAQEDLVKTKEELHLVMTAPPPPPPPVYEPVNYHVHDNLQDEGSEYSAYSAEFSSEGIRNDRNEEKRITEAEKNERVQRQLRALTDELAQARDENKRTHNDIIHSENMRQGRDKYKTLRQIRQGNTKQRIDEFEAM, via the exons atgcaGAATAATATT aTCAATGTTCGAGTTGTCACTATGGATGCAGAGCTGGAGTTTGCCATCCAGCCAAACACTACAGGCAAACAGCTGTTTGACCAG GTGGTTAAAACCATAGGATTGCGAGAAGTGTGGTACTTTGGTCTTCAGTATGTGGACAACAAAGGATTCCAGACTTGGCTGAAGCTTGATAAAAAG GTTTCTGCTCAAGAAATCAGAAAGGAGAATCCCCTCCAGTTCAAATTTCGTGCCAAGTTCTTCCCAGAGGATGTGTCTGAAGAGCTGATCCAGGACATCACGCAGAAGCTCTTCTTCCTGCAAGTGAAGGAAGGAATCATAAGTGATGAGATCTACTGTCCTCCTGAAACAGCAGTACTTCTTGGCTCCTATGCTGTGCAGGCCAAATTTGGAGATTACAACAAAGACGTGCACAAGCCTGGATACCTCAATTCAGAGCGTCTGATCCCCCAAAG GGTGATGGACCAGCATAAACTCTCCAGAGAGCAGTGGGAAGAACGGATCCAGGTGTGGCATGCAGAGCACAGTGGCATGCTCAA GGAGAATGCCATGCTGGAATACCTGAAGATTGCTCAGGACCTGGAAATGTATGGAATCAACTACTTCGAAATCAAGAATAAGAAAGGAACTGACCTTTGGCTGGGGGTTGATGCCTTGGGGCTCAACATCTATGAAAAGGATGATAA ACTGACTCCAAAGATTGGGTTCCCCTGGAGCGAAATCAGAAACATCTCTTTCAATGACAAGAAGTTTGTTATAAAACCTATTGACAAGAAGGCACCA GACTTTGTGTTTTACGCCCCTCGTCTGAGAATTAACAAGAGGATCCTGCAGCTCTGCATGGGCAACCACGAACTGTACATGCGGCGCAGGAAGCCTGACACCATTGAGGTGCAACAGATGAAAGCCCAGGCCCGGGAGGAGAAGCACCAGAAACAACTGGAAAG GCAACaactagaaaatgaaaagaagaagaGGGAGACAATTGAAAGGGAGAAAGAACAAATGTTGAGGGAGAAGGAGGAGCTGCTCGTGAGGCTACAAGAGTATGAGGTGAAGactcagaaagcagagaaag AGCTCTCAGATCAGATCCAAAGAGCCAttcagctggaggaggaaaggagacgAGCCCAGGAGGAAGCAGAGCGCTTGGAAGCTGATCGTTTGGCAGCTCTTCAGGCCAAGGAAGAGCTGGAGAGACAAACTATGGACCAGATAAAGAGTCAGGAACAGTTG GCTACAGAGCTCGCAGAGTATACAGCCAAGATTGCACTTCTTGAAGAGGCAAGGAGGCGTAAAGAAAGTGAGGTTGAAGAGTGGCAAATTAGA GCCAAGGAAGCCCAGGAGGATTTGGTAAAGACAAAGGAGGAGCTACACCTGGTAATGACAGCCCCGCCTCCACCCCCACCACCTGTCTATGAGCCAGTGAACTACCATGTCCATGATAACTTGCAAGACGAAGGATCAGAGTACTCTGCCTACAGCGCGGAGTTCTCCAGCGAGGGGATCAGGAATGACCGCAACGAGGAGAAGCGCATTACTGAAGCAGAGAAGAACGAACGTGTACAGAGGCAACTGAGG GCACTGACAGACGAGCTGGCCCAGGCTAGAGATGAAAATAAGAGGACCCACAATGATATTATCCACTCGGAGAACATGCGACAGGGACGTGACAAGTACAAGACGCTGCGGCAGATCCGGCAAGGCAACACCAAGCAGAGAATTGATGAGTTCGAGGCGATGTAA
- the EZR gene encoding ezrin isoform X1 yields MPKPINVRVVTMDAELEFAIQPNTTGKQLFDQVVKTIGLREVWYFGLQYVDNKGFQTWLKLDKKVSAQEIRKENPLQFKFRAKFFPEDVSEELIQDITQKLFFLQVKEGIISDEIYCPPETAVLLGSYAVQAKFGDYNKDVHKPGYLNSERLIPQRVMDQHKLSREQWEERIQVWHAEHSGMLKENAMLEYLKIAQDLEMYGINYFEIKNKKGTDLWLGVDALGLNIYEKDDKLTPKIGFPWSEIRNISFNDKKFVIKPIDKKAPDFVFYAPRLRINKRILQLCMGNHELYMRRRKPDTIEVQQMKAQAREEKHQKQLERQQLENEKKKRETIEREKEQMLREKEELLVRLQEYEVKTQKAEKELSDQIQRAIQLEEERRRAQEEAERLEADRLAALQAKEELERQTMDQIKSQEQLATELAEYTAKIALLEEARRRKESEVEEWQIRAKEAQEDLVKTKEELHLVMTAPPPPPPPVYEPVNYHVHDNLQDEGSEYSAYSAEFSSEGIRNDRNEEKRITEAEKNERVQRQLRALTDELAQARDENKRTHNDIIHSENMRQGRDKYKTLRQIRQGNTKQRIDEFEAM; encoded by the exons aTCAATGTTCGAGTTGTCACTATGGATGCAGAGCTGGAGTTTGCCATCCAGCCAAACACTACAGGCAAACAGCTGTTTGACCAG GTGGTTAAAACCATAGGATTGCGAGAAGTGTGGTACTTTGGTCTTCAGTATGTGGACAACAAAGGATTCCAGACTTGGCTGAAGCTTGATAAAAAG GTTTCTGCTCAAGAAATCAGAAAGGAGAATCCCCTCCAGTTCAAATTTCGTGCCAAGTTCTTCCCAGAGGATGTGTCTGAAGAGCTGATCCAGGACATCACGCAGAAGCTCTTCTTCCTGCAAGTGAAGGAAGGAATCATAAGTGATGAGATCTACTGTCCTCCTGAAACAGCAGTACTTCTTGGCTCCTATGCTGTGCAGGCCAAATTTGGAGATTACAACAAAGACGTGCACAAGCCTGGATACCTCAATTCAGAGCGTCTGATCCCCCAAAG GGTGATGGACCAGCATAAACTCTCCAGAGAGCAGTGGGAAGAACGGATCCAGGTGTGGCATGCAGAGCACAGTGGCATGCTCAA GGAGAATGCCATGCTGGAATACCTGAAGATTGCTCAGGACCTGGAAATGTATGGAATCAACTACTTCGAAATCAAGAATAAGAAAGGAACTGACCTTTGGCTGGGGGTTGATGCCTTGGGGCTCAACATCTATGAAAAGGATGATAA ACTGACTCCAAAGATTGGGTTCCCCTGGAGCGAAATCAGAAACATCTCTTTCAATGACAAGAAGTTTGTTATAAAACCTATTGACAAGAAGGCACCA GACTTTGTGTTTTACGCCCCTCGTCTGAGAATTAACAAGAGGATCCTGCAGCTCTGCATGGGCAACCACGAACTGTACATGCGGCGCAGGAAGCCTGACACCATTGAGGTGCAACAGATGAAAGCCCAGGCCCGGGAGGAGAAGCACCAGAAACAACTGGAAAG GCAACaactagaaaatgaaaagaagaagaGGGAGACAATTGAAAGGGAGAAAGAACAAATGTTGAGGGAGAAGGAGGAGCTGCTCGTGAGGCTACAAGAGTATGAGGTGAAGactcagaaagcagagaaag AGCTCTCAGATCAGATCCAAAGAGCCAttcagctggaggaggaaaggagacgAGCCCAGGAGGAAGCAGAGCGCTTGGAAGCTGATCGTTTGGCAGCTCTTCAGGCCAAGGAAGAGCTGGAGAGACAAACTATGGACCAGATAAAGAGTCAGGAACAGTTG GCTACAGAGCTCGCAGAGTATACAGCCAAGATTGCACTTCTTGAAGAGGCAAGGAGGCGTAAAGAAAGTGAGGTTGAAGAGTGGCAAATTAGA GCCAAGGAAGCCCAGGAGGATTTGGTAAAGACAAAGGAGGAGCTACACCTGGTAATGACAGCCCCGCCTCCACCCCCACCACCTGTCTATGAGCCAGTGAACTACCATGTCCATGATAACTTGCAAGACGAAGGATCAGAGTACTCTGCCTACAGCGCGGAGTTCTCCAGCGAGGGGATCAGGAATGACCGCAACGAGGAGAAGCGCATTACTGAAGCAGAGAAGAACGAACGTGTACAGAGGCAACTGAGG GCACTGACAGACGAGCTGGCCCAGGCTAGAGATGAAAATAAGAGGACCCACAATGATATTATCCACTCGGAGAACATGCGACAGGGACGTGACAAGTACAAGACGCTGCGGCAGATCCGGCAAGGCAACACCAAGCAGAGAATTGATGAGTTCGAGGCGATGTAA